A stretch of the Streptosporangium sp. NBC_01755 genome encodes the following:
- a CDS encoding HAD family hydrolase: MISPSAGSHDESPAPEPRRALLLDLDGVLFDTRVVMCRAWQLVQERHNVDVPFEDYLRHIGRPFPDIMRQLGLCEAELLHATYDEASVTWADLAPPFPGIEAALRAFAEDGWSLGVVTAKPLNRAAPLLEHLGCPFGTVRTPGSERGKPAPDALLLALVELGADPAQAVYVGDMAVDQEAALHAGVRYIHAGWGYGAPTTPSPLVVETPARLVQIGRNLQAPAASSPVPLRSPR, encoded by the coding sequence GTGATTTCCCCATCTGCTGGCTCCCACGATGAATCGCCCGCCCCCGAGCCCCGCAGAGCGCTGCTGCTCGATCTGGATGGCGTCCTGTTCGACACCCGCGTCGTGATGTGCAGGGCCTGGCAGCTCGTTCAGGAACGTCACAACGTGGACGTCCCCTTCGAGGATTACCTGCGCCACATCGGCCGTCCCTTCCCCGACATCATGCGGCAGCTTGGCCTGTGCGAGGCCGAGCTGTTGCACGCCACCTACGACGAGGCGTCCGTCACGTGGGCTGACCTCGCCCCGCCGTTTCCCGGAATCGAGGCGGCGTTGCGTGCCTTCGCTGAGGACGGCTGGTCGCTTGGGGTTGTGACCGCCAAGCCGCTCAACCGGGCGGCACCGCTCCTGGAACACCTGGGCTGTCCGTTCGGCACGGTGCGTACTCCCGGTAGCGAGCGTGGCAAACCCGCTCCTGACGCCCTGCTGCTGGCCCTGGTCGAGCTCGGAGCGGATCCGGCACAAGCCGTTTACGTCGGGGACATGGCGGTAGACCAGGAGGCCGCCTTGCACGCAGGCGTGCGGTATATCCACGCCGGATGGGGATATGGGGCTCCTACCACACCGTCTCCCTTGGTCGTGGAGACTCCCGCCCGCCTCGTCCAGATCGGGCGGAACCTACAGGCTCCCGCGGCGTCCTCACCGGTGCCCTTGAGGAGCCCCAGATGA
- a CDS encoding thymidylate synthase, whose product MMTLTADSVAGLFGGTVALTMNGGRSVSPRGMATREVLDVNLRLTRPRARLLLAPPARILNPAFAIAETVWILSGSDDPWIFDFNGRLRQFADGGVLRGAYGPRMRRWGGRIDQLARVIETLKADPDSRRAVVQLYDPAQDTAGHRDVPCTLGFRFHLRQGRLHMSTTMRGQDVWVGLPYDLFFTTTLHELMAGWLEAELGDYHHHVDSLHIYERDIDQAATLRAIPETPELPAMTAPWHGFETLLARTRAGELTGHPGWDTAAEVLHSYRLWKSGDRVGAQHLADQARGPLGEALRAWYEELRSRATATAGTR is encoded by the coding sequence ATGATGACCTTGACGGCTGACAGCGTCGCCGGGCTGTTCGGCGGGACGGTAGCTCTGACCATGAACGGCGGGCGGAGCGTCAGCCCGCGAGGCATGGCCACGCGAGAGGTTCTGGACGTGAACCTCCGGCTGACCCGGCCACGGGCCAGGCTGCTGCTCGCCCCACCAGCCCGCATCCTCAACCCGGCCTTCGCCATCGCCGAGACCGTGTGGATCCTGTCCGGCTCCGACGACCCGTGGATCTTCGACTTCAACGGGCGGCTTCGTCAGTTCGCCGACGGGGGAGTCCTGCGCGGCGCCTATGGCCCGCGGATGCGCCGCTGGGGTGGGCGGATCGACCAGCTGGCACGGGTCATCGAGACCCTGAAAGCCGATCCGGACTCCCGCCGCGCGGTGGTTCAGCTGTACGACCCCGCTCAGGACACCGCAGGGCATCGGGACGTCCCGTGCACCCTCGGCTTCCGCTTCCACCTGCGGCAGGGGCGACTGCACATGTCCACCACCATGCGCGGCCAGGACGTATGGGTGGGCCTGCCGTATGACCTGTTCTTCACCACCACCCTGCACGAGCTGATGGCCGGGTGGCTGGAGGCCGAGCTCGGCGACTACCACCACCACGTCGACTCCCTGCACATCTACGAACGCGACATCGACCAGGCCGCCACGCTGAGGGCGATCCCCGAGACGCCGGAGCTCCCCGCGATGACCGCGCCGTGGCACGGCTTCGAAACGCTCCTGGCGCGGACCCGGGCGGGCGAGCTGACCGGCCATCCTGGCTGGGACACCGCGGCCGAGGTGCTCCACAGCTACCGGCTATGGAAGAGCGGCGACCGTGTCGGTGCCCAGCACCTCGCCGACCAAGCACGCGGGCCGCTGGGAGAGGCGTTGCGTGCCTGGTACGAGGAACTACGGTCGCGCGCGACGGCAACGGCCGGGACCCGGTGA